One genomic segment of Elgaria multicarinata webbii isolate HBS135686 ecotype San Diego chromosome 9, rElgMul1.1.pri, whole genome shotgun sequence includes these proteins:
- the LOC134403996 gene encoding apolipoprotein L6-like, producing the protein MESSWLLILISLLLCIVFALIYLHLSRSPQRAMEPSAGRELVATMEKTAELESGQDTLKEKAVRLRFAQFLEAFPAQRQKMERSIKYLHEMADQIDKKHHDYAITGIFAKVSTALSEGFKTGSQFLASSSATTSLGVAIAGSVLELVGTVTEVGTNVFERQYKSEKKKKAEDLMKEAEAALRMLMEADKKDFTSELPSDTTGVINDDFQVFKMERSGKDLYTNTKAWKRLKANPKLNYLAMKVAAGQGEMDEVKEVWKTLDGTPFTVTEQERWQNAVTSVRILLKGICDIDQALIHLKDGAKDEMAANIRGKAKQLAKLLWGLSKIYKEMEKEDITEEES; encoded by the exons ATGGAGTCCTCCTGGCTCTTGATTTTGATCTCCTTGCTGCTGTGTATCGTTTTTGCCTTAATTTATCTCCACTTGTCAAGGTCCCCTCAAAGAGCCATGGAGCCCTCGGCCGGGAGGGAACTGGTTGCAACCATGGAGAAGACAGCCGAACTGGAATCCGGGCAAG ATACGCTAAAGGAGAAGGCTGTCCGTTTACGTTTTGCCCAATTTCTGGAAGCGTTTCCCGCTCAGAGACAAAAAATGGAACGGTCCATCAAATACCTTCACGAAATGGCAGACCAAATTGACAAGAAGCATCATGACTATGCCATTACTGGCATTTTTGCAAAAGTTTCAACTGCTTTATCTGAGGGCTTCAAAACAGGCTCACAATTCTTGGCCTCTTCCTCAGCAACCACGAGTTTAGGTGTGGCTATCGCCGGTTCGGTTTTAGAGTTAGTAGGGACAGTAACTGAGGTTGGTACTAATGTATTTGAAAGACAGTATAaatcagagaaaaagaaaaaagctgaagACCTGATGAAGGAAGCTGAGGCAGCCCTAAGAATGCTGATGGAAGCTGATAAAAAGGATTTCACTTCTGAATTGCCCTCAGATACCACTGGTGTTATCAACGATGATTTTCAAGTTTTCAAGATGGAAAGGTCTGGGAAGGATCTCTATACCAATACAAAGGCATGGAAGCGTCTCAAAGCCAATCCTAAGTTGAATTATTTAGCCATGAAAGTTGCTGCTGGCCAGGGGGAAATGGATGAGGTCAAGGAAGTATGGAAAACCCTTGATGGAACTCCCTTtacagtgaccgaacaagaaagatgGCAGAATGCTGTAACGTCTGTACGCATCCTCCTAAAAGGTATCTGCGACATTGATCAGGCTCTCATACATTTGAAAGATGGTGCCAAGGATGAAATGGCAGCCAACATCAGAGGCAAGGCTAAGCAGCTGGCAAAGTTACTGTGGGGACTGAGCAAGATCTACAAGgaaatggaaaaggaggacataaCAGAAGAAGAGTCATAA